A genomic stretch from Erigeron canadensis isolate Cc75 chromosome 9, C_canadensis_v1, whole genome shotgun sequence includes:
- the LOC122583305 gene encoding glutathione S-transferase T3-like: MARMNEFIPIEEDVHQDDEEVEIVVETQQDDVQKDDDVQEVQDCGKKTKTKRENWTSAQEVALAKAWVQISKCKKYGNEQKADGFWRRVLEHYTTLVSPTTRTIHGLTPKWKQMNATMGLFNGLYNQAKQVKGSGCNDLDIMRVAMADFKTRTKKEFPHHAACDVVKIHDKWAEQECFQIYQDMGPSRSDSSKRKSGEYEMASTGHFIPDINEDPNPPLQAAVKKGKKKASASGSASSTVADDISEYAKRKTRYLEENTRRMRGAQDSGTSYFSPTRMLI; the protein is encoded by the exons ATGGCTAGAATGAACGAATTTATTCCGATCGAGGAAGATGTTCATCAAGATGACGAAGAAGTTGAAATTGTAGTGGAAACCCAACAAGACGATGTTCAAAAAGATGATGACGTGCAAGAAGTCCAAGATTGCGGGAAAAAGACGAAGACAAAGCGTGAAAATTGGACGTCGGCACAAGAGGTTGCTTTGGCAAAAGCTTGGGTTCAAATTTCCAAATGCAAAAAATATGGAAATGAACAAAAAGCGGATGGTTTTTGGCGTCGTGTACTTGAGCATTACACCACACTTGTCAGCCCGACCACAAGGACCATTCATGGGTTAACGCCAAAGTGGAAACAAATGAACGCCACCATGGGTCTCTTCAACGGGCTATACAATCAAGCG AAACAAGTCAAGGGAAGCGGGTGCAACGACTTGGATATTATGAGAGTCGCTATGGCGGATTTCAAGACCCGCACCAAGAAGGAATTTCCTCACCACGCCGCATGTGATGTTGTGAAGATACACGACAAATGGGCCGAGCAAGAATGTTTCCAAATATACCAAGACATGGGACCTTCACGTAGTGACTCTTCAAAAAGGAAATCTGGAGAATATGAGATGGCCAGCACCGGGCACTTCATTCCCGACATAAATGAAGACCCAAACCCTCCATTGCAAGCGGCAGTAAAAAAGGGGAAAAAGAAGGCATCCGCATCCGGATCCGCCTCTTCAACTGTGGCGGATGACATTAGCGAGTACGCCAAAAGGAAGACGAGATACTTGGAAGAAAACACGAGACGGATGAGAGGCGCGCAAGACAGCGGGACATCTTATTTTTCACCAACTCGCATGCTCATATAA
- the LOC122582328 gene encoding protein CHUP1, chloroplastic-like codes for MGDRLKLSSKYSDENQVPLKVKNNNPPSNLKPRSIWGSNIVKGFAADKKTRSQDPTKKLQQQDQKPAKIPFASNRAKRSLIGDLSCSVAATQVHPQGIHKSNSFSGPRDLFAELDQLRSLLQESKDREGKLQGELIECKRKNVKALELEKEIKLRSSEIDGLISKVDLLESENASLSEQLNSQQLLENLKKGVVNEVDVLKLRRLNAELHLQKRNLCCRISSMESQLAALAKDSENEFVDKIKAEAFMLRQTNEDLCKQVEDLQVSRLNEVEELVYLRWVNSCLKNELQNFAFVSSPDSVEWLNGSASSDESSEHDKKRPSLIKGLKKWPVLDEEMSDPGPISYKLNFGWLEGRSPGRRHSISGTNCCQVDVVVSKRRQSDGFMCSLEMEEVNDLNGLQGSQLRESTKLKTFLDVEKRALRVPNPPPRPYSFTSAEHKEVTPQVALPPPPPPPPPPPPPKFMGRNSGNGIVQRVPQVVEFYHSLMKRDSRKDSLNEGICDALDVNNVRNSMIGEIENRSSHLLAIKEDVETQGEFVKYLIREVNDAAYTDIEDVAAFVKWLDDELCFLVDERAVLKHFDWPEKKADTLREAAFAYRDLKKLENEISNYKDNFHIPCDLALKKMVSLSEKMERIVYNLIRTRDLLMRNCKEFNIPTDWMLDYGILNKIKLGSVKLAKKYMRRVATELQTKGTSEKDSLMDYMLLQGVRFAFRIHQFAGGFDVDTMHAFEELRNVALVLNKK; via the exons ATGGGTGACAGACTTAAACTATCATCAAAGTATTCTGATGAAAATCAAGTGCCTTTGAAGGTTAAAAACAATAACCCACCATCAAATTTAAAGCCCAGATCCATATGGGGTTCGAATATTGTAAAAGGGTTTGCAGCTGATAAGAAAACTCGTTCGCAAGACCCCACCAAGAAATTGCAACAACAAGATCAAAAACCTGCAAAAATCCCTTTTGCTTCAAATAGAGCAAAAAGGTCTCTGATCGGGGATCTATCGTGCTCTGTAGCTGCGACACAAGTTCATCCACAAGGGATTCACAAGTCAAATTCTTTTTCGGGGCCTCGTGATTTGTTTGCTGAGCTTGATCAGCTAAGAAGCTTGCTACAAGAATCTAAAGATAGAGAAGGTAAGTTGCAAGGTGAGTTGATTGAGTGTAAACGGAAAAATGTTAAGGCTTTGGAGCTTGAAAAGGAAATCAAGTTGAGATCTAGTGAAATTGATGGTCTTATAAGCAAAGTTGATTTGTTGGAATCTGAAAATGCAAGTCTTTCTGAGCAGTTGAATTCCCAGCAGTTGTTAGAGAATTTAAAGAAGGGTGTTGTGAATGAGGTAGATGTTCTCAAATTAAGAAGGTTGAATGCTGAGCTTCATCTTCAAAAGCGAAATCTTTGTTGTAGGATTTCTTCCATGGAGTCACAACTAGCTGCCCTTGCTAAAGATTCCGAG AATGAATTTGTTGATAAGATCAAAGCTGAGGCATTTATGCTGAGACAAACAAACGAAGATTTGTGTAAACAAGTTGAAGATCTACAAGTTAGTCGATTAAATGAGGTTGAGGAACTTGTGTATCTTAGATGGGTCAACTCTTGTTTAAAAAATGAGTTGCAGAATTTTGCATTTGTATCGAGCCCAGATTCTGTTGAATGGCTTAATGGTTCTGCATCAAGTGATGAAAGTTCTGAACATGATAAAAAAAGGCCAAGTTTGATCAAAGGTTTGAAAAAATGGCCCGTTTTAGATGAAGAAATGAGTGACCCTGGACCTATTAGTTATAAACTAAATTTTGGTTGGTTAGAAGGAAGGAGTCCTGGAAGAAGACATTCCATCAGTGGAACAAATTGCTGCCAAGTAGATGTAGTGGTGAGTAAAAGAAGACAATCTGATGGATTCATGTGTTCATTGGAAATGGAGGAAGTAAATGATCTGAATGGGCTCCAAGGGTCACAATTGCGTGAATCTACAAAACTTAAAACATTTTTGGATGTTGAAAAGAGGGCGTTGCGTGTTCCTAATCCGCCTCCAAGACCTTATAGCTTTACTTCTGCAGAACATAAAGAGGTCACCCCTCAAGTGGCGctgccaccacctccaccaccaccaccaccaccaccaccaccaaagttCATGGGACGAAATAGTGGTAATGGGATTGTTCAACGAGTTCCACAAGTGGTTGAGTTTTATCATTCTCTTATGAAAAGGGACTCCAGGAAAGATTCTTTAAATGAAGGGATTTGTGATGCCTTAGATGTTAATAATGTGAGAAATAGTATGATTGGTGAAATTGAAAACCGATCATCACATTTACTTGCT atAAAGGAGGATGTCGAGACCCAAGGGGAATTTGTGAAATATTTAATACGGGAGGTCAATGATGCTGCTTATACAGATATAGAAGATGTGGCAGCTTTTGTGAAGTGGCTTGATGATGAACTTTGCTTTCTT GTGGATGAGAGGGCTGTGTTGAAACACTTTGATTGGCCAGAAAAGAAAGCAGATACATTAAGAGAGGCAGCATTTGCATATCGAGATCTAAAGAAGCTGGAAAATGAAATATCAAATTACAAAGACAATTTCCACATACCGTGTGACTTGGCATTAAAAAAGATGGTGTCCTTATCTGAGAA GATGGAGCGTATTGTTTATAACCTTATTCGAACAAGAGATCTATTGATGCGTAATTGCAAAGAGTTTAATATTCCCACTGATTGGATGCTTGATTATGGAATATTGAATAAG ATCAAGTTGGGATCAGTTAAGTTGGCAAAGAAGTACATGAGAAGAGTTGCTACTGAACTCCAAACCAAGGGAACATCAGAGAAAGATTCTTTAATGGATTATATGCTCCTTCAAGGAGTGAGATTTGCTTTCCGTATTCATCAG TTCGCTGGTGGATTTGATGTGGATACCATGCATGCATTCGAGGAGCTTCGCAATGTCGCACTGGTTTTGAACAAAAAGTAG